A single genomic interval of Helianthus annuus cultivar XRQ/B chromosome 13, HanXRQr2.0-SUNRISE, whole genome shotgun sequence harbors:
- the LOC110897284 gene encoding EP1-like glycoprotein 3 → MNTPLISSILLALFLISSCYSVTAQPFDYPTAKLSTTWTNKKSASHSIPFTDGSTVRAILLRSGSFGSRFACGFYCNGTCDSYLFAVFIVQTNSGAGIVGPSIAFPQVVWSANRNHPVKLSAKLNLNKAGDLVLRDADGSLVWSTNTAGKQVTGMQITDTGNLVLVDARKRIVWQSFDHPTDSLVPGQKLFEGQKLIASVSSTNWRKGLYSVEVTNKGLFGYLETKQRRVYYKYVVNGPDRSKERSYVRFLNGSLALFIHSAEPSRPDGVIRVPLASSDSAQYMKLMPDGHLKVLEWSWQTGWRVVADLFGVRRRSM, encoded by the coding sequence ATGAATACACCATTAATTTCTAGTATTCTCCTTGCTCTCTTTCTCATCTCATCTTGCTACTCAGTCACCGCCCAGCCCTTCGACTACCCTACCGCAAAGCTTTCCACCACATGGACCAACAAAAAGTCCGCATCCCACTCCATACCCTTCACAGACGGCTCAACGGTCCGAGCCATCCTACTTAGATCAGGATCATTCGGATCGAGGTTCGCCTGTGGGTTCTACTGTAACGGGACCTGTGACTCTTACCTCTTCGCGGTCTTCATAGTCCAAACCAACAGCGGGGCGGGTATTGTTGGACCGTCTATCGCGTTCCCTCAAGTTGTTTGGTCAGCCAACCGAAACCATCCTGTTAAACTCAGTGCAAAACTAAACCTTAACAAAGCCGGAGATTTAGTGCTCCGTGATGCCGATGGTAGCCTTGTTTGGTCTACCAACACAGCTGGAAAACAAGTTACTGGCATGCAAATAACCGATACTGGAAACCTAGTATTGGTTGATGCTCGTAAGAGGATTGTTTGGCAATCTTTTGATCACCCGACAGACAGTTTGGTACCCGGGCAAAAACTGTTTGAAGGACAGAAGCTGATTGCTAGTGTTTCTTCAACAAATTGGAGGAAAGGTTTGTATTCTGTTGAGGTTACTAATAAGGGTTTGTTTGGTTATCTTGAAACAAAACAACGTAGAGTTTATTACAAGTATGTGGTCAATGGGCCTGATAGAAGTAAAGAAAGAAGTTATGTTAGGTTCCTCAATGGAAGTTTGGCTTTGTTCATTCATTCAGCCGAGCCGAGTCGTCCGGATGGTGTGATTCGGGTGCCGCTAGCATCATCGGATTCGGCTCAGTATATGAAACTAATGCCCGATGGGCATTTGAAAGTGTTGGAATGGAGTTGGCAGACCGGGTGGCGGGTGGTGGCTGATTTGTTTGGAGTTCGTCGCCGGAGTATGTAA